A portion of the Terriglobales bacterium genome contains these proteins:
- a CDS encoding helix-turn-helix transcriptional regulator — MTKSVSPDDFLPLKPHWFHVMLSLANQEQHGYGIMQEVLERTDGKVRLWPATLYGTLKRLIDEGLLEESSERPDPVLDDSRRRYYRLTKLGKRVLAAETERLEDLVKVIRAKRRLAEA, encoded by the coding sequence GTGACTAAGTCTGTCTCGCCCGACGATTTTCTCCCTCTCAAACCACACTGGTTTCACGTGATGCTCTCGCTGGCGAACCAGGAGCAGCATGGTTACGGAATCATGCAGGAAGTCCTGGAGCGCACCGACGGCAAGGTGCGGCTCTGGCCAGCCACACTCTATGGCACATTGAAGCGGCTGATCGACGAAGGACTGTTGGAGGAATCAAGCGAACGGCCTGATCCTGTACTAGATGATTCTCGCAGGCGATATTACCGACTTACCAAATTGGGAAAGCGGGTGCTTGCCGCCGAAACCGAACGACTGGAGGACCTGGTCAAGGTCATACGTGCGAAACGCAGGCTTGCGGAGGCGTAG
- a CDS encoding beta-propeller fold lactonase family protein encodes MNSKPIVLEWEQVRVRLLSAFFVLGLSVLLSACGSSHRHFVYALGSNAETIFGFEEQSSAGLSSISGSPFATGSIPTAIAVTPARNFAYVLSSGGNGILAYTFDKSKGGLTAAAGAVATQTNPVAIAIDPSSQHVYVLNQGSSSISAYSIDQTTGVLTPISGSPFSTVSGPVSMAMSGKGDALYVVSPTQGVASFSIKSDGTLAAGQAPMAVGTSPAFVTVDPGNHFVYVADQTSNAVFGFTVSGTSLTAISGSFATGTTPVSLAMRPDGKFLYVANQGSNNVSAFAIGSGGALTAVSGSPFGAGTAPTFVIVNHNGDHLYVADRDSNDITDFAISGSGSLTAAAGSPYTIGTNPVWIAVTD; translated from the coding sequence TTGAATTCAAAGCCAATCGTTCTGGAGTGGGAGCAAGTGCGCGTAAGACTTCTATCAGCTTTCTTTGTATTGGGATTGTCAGTTCTGCTGTCGGCCTGCGGCAGCTCCCATCGTCATTTTGTTTATGCCCTGGGTAGCAATGCGGAGACCATCTTTGGTTTTGAGGAGCAGTCGTCGGCAGGCCTCAGCAGCATCTCCGGATCGCCTTTCGCGACCGGCAGCATCCCCACCGCGATCGCGGTAACGCCTGCACGGAACTTTGCCTACGTGCTCAGCTCCGGCGGTAACGGCATCCTTGCATATACCTTTGACAAGAGCAAAGGCGGACTTACAGCTGCGGCGGGAGCTGTCGCGACGCAAACGAACCCGGTCGCGATCGCAATCGATCCTTCCAGCCAGCACGTTTACGTGTTGAATCAAGGCTCCAGCAGTATCTCCGCCTATTCCATCGACCAGACTACCGGTGTGCTTACTCCCATTTCGGGATCGCCTTTTTCAACCGTTTCTGGTCCTGTGTCGATGGCGATGTCGGGCAAAGGAGATGCTTTGTATGTTGTCAGTCCCACGCAAGGTGTGGCGTCGTTCTCGATCAAATCGGATGGGACGCTAGCAGCAGGACAGGCACCCATGGCTGTCGGCACTTCGCCGGCGTTCGTGACCGTCGATCCCGGCAATCACTTCGTCTACGTTGCCGATCAAACGAGCAATGCCGTTTTTGGCTTCACCGTGTCCGGGACATCTCTGACGGCAATCAGTGGATCATTCGCCACCGGCACCACTCCTGTGAGCCTGGCCATGCGTCCAGATGGCAAGTTCCTCTACGTCGCCAATCAAGGCTCGAACAATGTCTCGGCATTTGCCATCGGCTCCGGCGGAGCGCTCACCGCCGTCTCGGGCTCGCCATTCGGCGCAGGAACAGCGCCAACTTTCGTCATTGTGAACCACAACGGCGATCACCTCTACGTAGCCGATCGAGATTCGAACGACATCACCGATTTCGCCATCTCCGGCAGCGGTTCTCTCACTGCAGCTGCAGGATCGCCATACACGATCGGAACCAATCCCGTGTGGATCGCGGTTACGGACTAG
- a CDS encoding VTT domain-containing protein, with the protein MFWKVAKSIATHRALGAAIQQQHRRTQSPAILRLFSHWGGLGLVPLAILDSSLIPTFGSVDILTAFLSARHPDLWLYYASMATLGAMIGAYITYKLGARTGRGWMERKFGERRSHQVEYALERWGFGAVFVSTVAPPPWPTAVFLLAAGAFQYKLRKFFAAVFFGRATRYTLLTIVAAHYGRRIMRYMRHPGQYLWISLGVTFLIVVATFVAMKFLGTSARVPQSNVPQSSPRGYSAS; encoded by the coding sequence ATGTTTTGGAAGGTTGCCAAGTCGATTGCGACGCATCGAGCGCTGGGCGCTGCGATTCAGCAGCAGCACCGCCGCACGCAGAGTCCTGCGATCCTGCGCCTGTTCTCCCACTGGGGTGGGCTGGGGCTCGTGCCGCTGGCGATTCTCGACAGCTCACTCATTCCAACCTTTGGCAGTGTCGATATCCTCACCGCGTTTCTATCTGCCCGGCACCCCGATCTCTGGCTGTACTACGCCAGTATGGCGACGCTCGGCGCAATGATTGGCGCCTACATTACGTACAAGCTCGGAGCGCGTACTGGACGCGGATGGATGGAACGCAAGTTCGGCGAGCGTCGCTCGCACCAGGTGGAGTATGCGCTCGAGCGCTGGGGATTTGGCGCGGTATTCGTTTCTACTGTTGCGCCGCCGCCGTGGCCCACGGCGGTGTTTCTGCTCGCTGCAGGAGCTTTTCAATACAAGCTGCGCAAGTTCTTCGCAGCGGTATTCTTCGGTCGCGCAACCCGCTATACGTTGCTCACGATTGTCGCAGCTCACTACGGTCGGCGGATTATGCGTTACATGCGGCATCCCGGACAGTATCTTTGGATCTCGCTCGGAGTTACCTTCCTGATCGTGGTAGCGACATTTGTGGCAATGAAGTTTTTGGGAACGTCTGCCCGCGTTCCGCAATCAAACGTGCCGCAGTCGAGTCCGCGCGGCTACAGCGCAAGCTAA
- a CDS encoding DUF3443 family protein — protein MKNTFRVLRFAALFSFAFLLAACGSGGSSSSSGGGFSSGGDGSTGTQSSNNSTQLVVDFGPAELLNAGFADEDVPFISVTVCVPGTPTCQIIDHVEVDTGSEGLRIVSPALTLSLPQQTSGNNAIAECVQFGDLTYGWGPVESADIQIAGEVAKSVPIHILEQDFQTTPTSCSSGQTGGQLFDIQSLGAKALLGIGVFRQDCGPGCSTGAPSGAYYSCDGTNCTPTSESLTAQVQNPVWMFPTDNNGVMMTLPSVPDTGQTTATGTLTFGIGTQSNNGLGSATVLPVDPGTGNFAAQFMGTLYNDFNGTGSGHGSSFIDSGSNGFFFLDSATLSNQFGLNIPDCPQSGPNALMGFYCPGTTQQISVNVLGETANGTPVGSARTITFNVANASTLFQNNFSAFNDVGGENSNSFDFGLPFFFGKTVLTAIEGQATPAGNGPYVAF, from the coding sequence GTGAAAAACACATTTCGCGTTCTTCGATTTGCTGCGCTATTCTCATTCGCCTTTCTTCTCGCGGCATGCGGAAGCGGAGGAAGTTCGTCTTCATCCGGAGGAGGATTCAGCTCTGGAGGCGACGGATCAACTGGCACGCAATCCAGCAATAATTCGACCCAGCTGGTAGTCGATTTCGGACCAGCTGAGTTGCTGAATGCTGGATTCGCCGATGAAGATGTGCCATTCATAAGCGTTACAGTCTGCGTTCCGGGAACCCCAACCTGTCAGATCATCGATCACGTGGAAGTAGATACCGGATCGGAAGGACTGCGAATCGTTTCCCCGGCCTTAACTTTGTCCCTTCCACAGCAGACTTCCGGCAACAACGCAATCGCTGAGTGCGTTCAATTTGGCGATCTCACGTATGGCTGGGGACCTGTCGAGAGTGCCGATATTCAGATCGCCGGCGAAGTTGCGAAGAGCGTTCCGATTCACATCCTGGAGCAGGACTTCCAGACAACACCCACAAGCTGCAGCTCTGGCCAGACCGGTGGCCAGCTCTTCGATATTCAAAGTTTGGGAGCCAAAGCGCTTCTCGGAATCGGAGTATTTCGCCAGGACTGCGGGCCGGGGTGCTCAACCGGAGCTCCTTCCGGAGCTTACTACAGCTGTGACGGAACCAACTGCACGCCTACTTCAGAAAGTCTGACTGCACAGGTGCAAAACCCAGTATGGATGTTTCCTACCGATAACAACGGGGTCATGATGACGCTGCCATCTGTGCCCGATACGGGACAAACGACCGCAACCGGAACCCTAACGTTTGGCATCGGGACTCAGTCCAACAATGGATTGGGGAGTGCAACCGTGCTTCCGGTGGATCCCGGCACGGGAAACTTTGCCGCTCAGTTCATGGGCACCTTGTACAACGATTTCAACGGAACCGGCAGTGGTCACGGATCGAGCTTCATCGATAGCGGTTCGAACGGCTTCTTCTTCCTTGACTCGGCTACCTTGAGCAACCAATTTGGGTTGAATATTCCTGACTGTCCGCAATCAGGGCCGAACGCGCTCATGGGCTTCTATTGTCCAGGAACTACACAGCAGATTTCCGTGAACGTCTTAGGCGAGACTGCAAATGGGACGCCTGTGGGTTCGGCTCGCACCATCACGTTTAACGTCGCGAACGCCAGCACACTATTCCAAAATAATTTCTCGGCATTCAACGATGTGGGGGGAGAAAACTCCAACAGCTTTGACTTTGGACTCCCGTTCTTTTTTGGGAAGACGGTGCTTACCGCGATTGAAGGGCAAGCTACTCCCGCCGGGAACGGCCCGTATGTTGCCTTCTGA
- a CDS encoding DUF2844 domain-containing protein, whose translation MRVLSPRPFLLCLIVSAFSYSAFAALGGDVTSIQADQAHMRAQRRVIQNAAYTVHEMQSESTTVVREFVSPDGKVFGISWQGPSRPDLQQMLGSYYSEFTAARPTHRMHGPVTIRTQNLVIQSGGHMRALTGRAYIPAMVPADVRLEDIK comes from the coding sequence ATGCGTGTGCTGTCTCCCCGCCCCTTCCTTCTCTGCTTAATTGTTTCTGCATTCTCGTACTCCGCTTTCGCTGCGCTTGGAGGTGATGTCACTTCAATTCAGGCGGATCAGGCGCACATGCGCGCGCAGCGCCGAGTGATTCAAAACGCCGCCTACACAGTGCACGAGATGCAAAGCGAGTCGACCACAGTCGTGCGCGAGTTCGTGTCGCCTGACGGCAAAGTATTCGGCATCTCCTGGCAGGGTCCCAGCCGTCCCGATTTGCAACAAATGCTTGGAAGCTACTACTCAGAATTTACAGCCGCCAGGCCAACGCACCGCATGCATGGGCCAGTAACAATTCGAACCCAAAATTTAGTGATTCAATCGGGCGGGCATATGCGCGCTCTGACTGGAAGAGCCTACATTCCCGCAATGGTACCAGCCGACGTACGCCTCGAGGACATTAAGTGA
- a CDS encoding 30S ribosomal protein S1, producing MTPNPDTPEVPSSETTESFSGLLSQYQPGRSRPQSAGNQIEGTVIAISTDSVYVDIGFKTEGILPLAEVQLSGQVPKTGEKILVAIKGRDPEGYYQLSRFKISRPTDWDSLQKAFEEKATIVGTVTGVVKGGLSIDLGVRAFMPASRTGTRDAVEMEKLIDQEIRCRITKLDVADEDVVVDRRVIAEEEERSQKERRYSELKEGNVIRGVVRSLTDYGAFIDLGGVDGLLHVGEISWARISKPEDALSVGQEIEAKVIKIESDKRRIALSLRQLQPHPWEAGAGKYKIGDRVRGVITRVLEFGAFIEVEPGIEGLIHVSEMSWVKRVRKASDLLKAGETVEVIVLGINPAERRMSLGLKQALGDPWKDAERKFSSGTVVEGPVTRMTNFGAFIEVAEGIEGMIHVSEISAEKHINHPRDVFKVGQRAKAQVLSVDKEKRQLRLSMKQMVPSSLEEYIGDRKQGDVVSGRVISISGDTAQVELGEGVRGTCRITQPGAESQEHASPGTLDLSALSSMLSARWKSGSAAGSTGKSGLVPGQVRSFRISRLDAESKQIELELA from the coding sequence GTGACTCCCAATCCAGATACTCCCGAAGTGCCGAGCTCCGAAACCACCGAATCTTTCAGCGGACTTCTCTCTCAATACCAGCCAGGCAGATCGCGTCCACAGTCGGCGGGCAATCAGATCGAAGGGACTGTTATCGCGATCTCGACCGACTCGGTCTACGTGGATATTGGTTTCAAGACCGAAGGCATTCTGCCGTTGGCCGAAGTTCAGCTTTCCGGTCAGGTTCCCAAAACGGGCGAGAAGATTCTGGTCGCGATCAAAGGACGCGATCCCGAGGGCTACTATCAGCTTTCCCGTTTCAAGATTTCGCGGCCGACAGATTGGGATTCGCTGCAGAAAGCCTTTGAAGAGAAGGCCACAATCGTAGGAACCGTGACTGGAGTAGTGAAGGGTGGCCTGAGTATCGACCTTGGGGTGCGCGCTTTCATGCCGGCTTCGCGTACCGGCACTCGCGATGCTGTAGAGATGGAAAAACTGATCGACCAGGAGATTCGCTGCCGGATCACGAAACTCGATGTTGCCGATGAGGATGTTGTCGTGGATCGCCGGGTCATCGCTGAAGAAGAGGAGCGTTCGCAGAAAGAGCGGCGCTACTCGGAACTGAAAGAAGGAAATGTCATCCGCGGAGTCGTGCGCAGTCTCACCGATTACGGAGCGTTCATCGACCTCGGCGGAGTGGACGGGCTCCTGCACGTAGGTGAGATCTCATGGGCACGAATCAGCAAGCCTGAAGATGCGCTCAGCGTTGGTCAGGAGATCGAAGCGAAGGTCATCAAGATCGAATCGGACAAGCGACGAATCGCGCTCAGCCTTCGCCAACTCCAGCCACATCCGTGGGAAGCAGGCGCGGGGAAGTACAAGATTGGTGATCGTGTACGCGGCGTCATCACCCGTGTTTTAGAGTTCGGTGCGTTCATAGAAGTGGAACCAGGAATCGAAGGCCTCATTCACGTTTCCGAAATGTCGTGGGTGAAGCGTGTACGGAAGGCAAGCGATTTGCTGAAGGCCGGCGAAACCGTTGAGGTCATCGTGCTCGGCATCAATCCAGCGGAGCGCAGGATGTCTCTTGGATTGAAGCAGGCCCTCGGTGATCCATGGAAGGACGCAGAGCGAAAATTCTCCTCCGGCACGGTTGTCGAAGGCCCGGTCACGCGAATGACAAACTTTGGCGCGTTCATCGAAGTGGCGGAAGGAATCGAGGGAATGATTCATGTCAGCGAGATCAGTGCAGAAAAGCACATCAATCATCCACGTGACGTTTTCAAAGTGGGACAGCGCGCAAAAGCACAAGTGCTCTCAGTCGATAAAGAAAAGCGCCAACTTCGACTGAGCATGAAGCAGATGGTCCCCAGCAGCCTCGAGGAGTACATTGGCGATCGAAAACAAGGGGATGTTGTGAGCGGTCGCGTGATCAGCATCTCTGGCGACACTGCCCAAGTGGAGCTTGGAGAAGGCGTACGTGGGACCTGCAGGATCACGCAACCTGGAGCAGAGTCTCAGGAACACGCGTCTCCAGGAACTCTCGATTTGTCGGCCCTCAGTTCGATGCTGAGTGCTCGCTGGAAATCCGGAAGCGCAGCTGGTTCCACGGGCAAAAGCGGGCTCGTCCCAGGTCAGGTGCGCAGCTTTCGTATAAGCAGACTCGACGCCGAATCAAAGCAGATCGAATTAGAATTGGCGTAA
- a CDS encoding ADOP family duplicated permease — MTLNPGVMFQDLKFAARSLMRVKGLSITVILTLALGIGANAAIFTLVRGVLLKPLVNRGEDRLIYIRQSARGLDTENANFSVPEIQDLKDRVKTVGEFGDFSTMGFTMIGLGEPRVVRGGVVSGSYFDVVGLKPELGRLLDAHDDGPNAAGAIVLTHRFWTTALKSDPTVIGKTVRLDSIGTRSATIVGVLEPSVPYPTETEIISNIVTSPHHLSATMVTGRVHRMTELFGRLAPGATLDQARAELTSVHNAVMKEYPKDYPAKANFAIEARMLRDQITSNARTVLLVLLISSALVFVIACSNVANLILARTVRREGELAIRAALGASNRALRWTLLCESLLLCLAGATLGVLSARPMVAILARYASKFSVRALDLNVDSSMLWVSAGLALIAAVVLAFVPRLPKANTSQGIGLASGGLRITGNTTKRLRAFAITQIAASFILLAGASMLLKTLLSLRTAQSGFDTQNVLAINVPAVSYGKTPEQVVDFYQEAMRQIRQLPGVDNAAFGLIVPWRDAGSFGTGFLFEAEGHVQPAGEEPRAQLRTISPGFFSTLRVPILAGRDFNDLDRKDTDSVVIISQTLAQRIFPNQDPLNRHIMWTDPVMKFIGIKPTPRRIVGVAADIDDEHMIPEPTLTVYSPFQEGLLLGGRVFIHTHTDPYALVTPVTRIIRTLSADEPVEHAATLDDVRAEVLTPERLNTFVFGGFAAVALTIAIVGVAGVLAFSVSGRIREFGIRLALGSQPRDLLVGVITEGAIIASIGVVAGAVLGEVLSRVAGTYLFNLQKPSVLPLIAAAFVLLAAAVIASLVPAARAARVDVMQALRTE, encoded by the coding sequence ATGACACTCAACCCAGGCGTGATGTTCCAGGACCTGAAGTTTGCAGCGCGTTCGTTGATGCGCGTGAAGGGCCTCTCAATTACGGTCATCCTCACGCTGGCTCTCGGTATTGGCGCCAACGCTGCCATTTTCACACTGGTTCGAGGAGTGCTCCTCAAACCGCTGGTGAATCGCGGCGAAGACCGGCTGATTTACATCCGCCAGAGTGCGCGCGGACTCGACACTGAAAACGCGAATTTCTCCGTGCCGGAGATCCAGGACCTGAAGGATCGAGTCAAGACAGTCGGCGAGTTTGGCGACTTCTCTACCATGGGCTTCACCATGATCGGATTGGGCGAGCCTCGGGTCGTACGCGGAGGAGTGGTTAGCGGCTCGTATTTCGATGTTGTCGGCTTGAAACCTGAGCTTGGCCGCTTGCTCGACGCGCACGACGATGGCCCCAACGCCGCCGGCGCCATTGTGCTGACTCATCGCTTCTGGACGACCGCATTGAAAAGCGATCCAACCGTAATTGGCAAGACCGTCCGGCTCGATTCGATCGGCACCCGTTCTGCAACCATCGTCGGGGTGCTCGAACCTTCTGTGCCTTATCCCACCGAGACCGAGATCATCAGCAATATCGTTACCAGTCCTCATCACCTGTCGGCCACGATGGTGACGGGACGCGTCCACCGCATGACCGAGCTCTTTGGACGCCTCGCACCCGGCGCCACGCTCGATCAAGCTCGCGCCGAACTGACGAGTGTGCACAACGCCGTCATGAAGGAGTACCCAAAAGATTATCCGGCGAAAGCAAATTTCGCGATCGAAGCAAGAATGCTGCGCGACCAGATCACTTCGAATGCGCGCACGGTGCTGCTGGTGCTGCTTATCTCGTCCGCACTGGTTTTTGTCATCGCATGTTCAAATGTCGCCAACCTGATTTTGGCTCGCACCGTGCGCCGCGAAGGCGAACTCGCGATTCGCGCTGCACTGGGCGCCAGCAACCGGGCGCTGCGTTGGACGCTGCTGTGTGAAAGTCTTCTTCTGTGCCTAGCCGGAGCCACGCTTGGAGTCTTGAGCGCCAGACCAATGGTCGCCATTCTTGCCCGCTATGCTTCGAAGTTCTCCGTACGTGCGCTCGATCTAAACGTGGACTCGAGCATGCTGTGGGTGAGCGCAGGATTGGCTCTCATCGCGGCTGTGGTTCTGGCATTCGTACCTCGTCTGCCAAAGGCGAATACCTCGCAGGGAATTGGCCTTGCCAGCGGTGGGCTGCGGATCACCGGCAATACCACCAAGCGGCTGCGCGCTTTTGCCATCACGCAAATCGCTGCGTCGTTCATTCTGCTCGCCGGCGCGAGCATGTTGCTGAAGACACTGCTCTCACTCCGAACGGCGCAGTCTGGATTCGATACTCAGAACGTGCTCGCCATCAATGTTCCCGCAGTTTCCTATGGCAAGACGCCGGAGCAGGTCGTCGACTTTTATCAGGAGGCAATGCGACAAATCAGGCAGCTCCCTGGTGTAGATAATGCTGCTTTCGGCCTTATCGTTCCCTGGCGCGACGCCGGTTCGTTCGGCACCGGGTTCCTATTCGAGGCTGAAGGGCACGTCCAACCCGCGGGGGAAGAACCTCGCGCTCAGCTCCGGACCATCTCGCCTGGATTCTTCTCAACTCTGCGGGTTCCTATCCTCGCGGGGCGCGACTTCAATGACCTGGACCGAAAAGATACAGACAGCGTTGTGATCATCAGCCAAACCCTTGCCCAGCGCATATTCCCAAATCAGGACCCACTGAATCGCCATATCATGTGGACGGATCCCGTAATGAAATTCATCGGCATCAAGCCGACGCCGCGACGGATTGTTGGCGTTGCCGCGGATATTGACGACGAACACATGATCCCCGAGCCAACCCTGACTGTTTATTCTCCGTTCCAGGAGGGACTCCTGCTCGGCGGGCGCGTCTTCATTCACACCCACACCGATCCCTATGCGCTGGTGACTCCGGTCACACGAATCATCCGCACCTTATCTGCAGATGAACCAGTCGAACACGCTGCCACACTCGACGATGTCCGCGCCGAGGTGCTGACTCCAGAACGCCTGAATACTTTCGTATTTGGCGGATTCGCTGCGGTTGCGCTGACGATTGCGATCGTCGGAGTCGCGGGAGTCTTGGCGTTTTCAGTGAGCGGACGGATTCGGGAATTTGGCATCCGGTTGGCGCTCGGATCCCAACCTCGTGATCTATTGGTGGGCGTGATCACTGAGGGAGCGATCATTGCCTCAATTGGAGTAGTAGCCGGAGCAGTCCTAGGCGAGGTGCTAAGCCGCGTGGCGGGAACGTATCTTTTTAATCTTCAGAAGCCAAGCGTCCTGCCTCTGATTGCTGCTGCGTTTGTGCTGCTTGCGGCAGCGGTAATCGCATCGCTAGTTCCGGCAGCGCGGGCTGCGAGAGTCGACGTTATGCAGGCGCTCCGAACGGAGTGA
- a CDS encoding SDR family NAD(P)-dependent oxidoreductase, with protein MQNEGMFATYPSLRDRVVLVTGGASGIGEAIVDEFAVQGARVCFFDVQDEAAAALMARLSLSRNPPAYYSCDLTDIAAVQDNVKRVLERFGTVDVLVNNAGNDTRHKISEVTPEFWDYTIAVNLKHQFFMTQAVIPCMQQAQRGSIINMSSIGWVIPSVNQAVYVTAKAGIIGMTRTLAHELGSSNIRVNSIMPGAVLTERQQRLWLTEAYKGEVLSQQALKRMILPEEVARLVLFLAADDSSAITNQSYIIDAGWV; from the coding sequence ATGCAGAACGAGGGGATGTTCGCAACCTATCCAAGCCTGCGAGACAGAGTCGTTCTAGTCACAGGGGGCGCGAGTGGCATTGGGGAGGCCATTGTGGATGAATTCGCTGTGCAAGGAGCGCGGGTCTGCTTTTTCGACGTGCAGGACGAAGCCGCAGCTGCCCTCATGGCCCGATTGTCATTGTCACGGAATCCTCCCGCCTACTACTCCTGTGATCTCACCGATATCGCCGCGGTACAAGATAATGTGAAAAGAGTGTTGGAGCGTTTTGGGACAGTGGACGTGCTCGTCAACAATGCCGGCAATGACACCCGCCACAAAATTTCAGAGGTGACGCCGGAGTTCTGGGATTACACCATTGCTGTCAACCTGAAGCATCAGTTCTTTATGACACAGGCAGTCATCCCTTGCATGCAACAGGCGCAGCGCGGCTCGATTATCAACATGAGTTCGATCGGCTGGGTCATTCCGTCCGTCAATCAGGCGGTGTATGTAACAGCGAAGGCCGGCATTATCGGAATGACTCGCACGCTTGCTCACGAGCTTGGGTCAAGCAACATACGAGTGAATTCGATCATGCCCGGAGCTGTGCTTACCGAACGACAGCAAAGACTCTGGCTGACAGAAGCCTACAAAGGAGAAGTACTCTCGCAGCAGGCTCTGAAGAGAATGATTTTGCCTGAAGAAGTGGCGCGACTTGTGCTTTTCCTCGCTGCCGACGATAGTTCAGCAATCACGAACCAGAGCTACATCATCGACGCCGGCTGGGTCTAA
- a CDS encoding SDR family NAD(P)-dependent oxidoreductase, translating into MNQIDLKHRCAVVTGAAQGIGFAISRRLLASGAAVSLWDRDAERLSDAGKELQTAGRISSEIADVSDASSVAAATASTISRFGRIDILVANAGIAGSNHKTWEYPIDAWKKIMEVNLNGVFFCCHAVIPHMLRHGYGRIVTVASIAGKEGNPNASAYSASKAGVIALTKSLGKETADKNIAVNCITPAAAKTSIFNQMAPEHINFMLARIPRGRFLEVDEIAAMVAWLVSEENSFTTGAVFDLSGGRATY; encoded by the coding sequence ATGAACCAAATTGATCTCAAGCACCGTTGCGCGGTAGTCACCGGGGCTGCGCAAGGAATTGGCTTCGCGATCTCCAGGCGCCTTCTGGCATCCGGTGCCGCCGTTTCGTTGTGGGACCGAGATGCGGAACGTCTTTCAGATGCTGGCAAAGAGCTTCAAACTGCGGGTCGGATTTCATCCGAAATCGCCGACGTGTCGGATGCTTCCAGTGTCGCCGCCGCGACTGCATCGACTATCTCGCGCTTCGGAAGAATCGATATTCTCGTCGCCAACGCAGGCATCGCGGGAAGCAACCATAAGACGTGGGAGTATCCCATCGATGCCTGGAAAAAGATTATGGAGGTCAACCTCAACGGCGTCTTCTTCTGCTGCCATGCGGTAATTCCGCACATGCTCCGCCATGGATATGGGCGAATCGTGACCGTGGCTTCAATCGCCGGAAAGGAAGGCAATCCCAATGCATCTGCATACAGCGCATCGAAAGCCGGTGTGATAGCGCTGACGAAATCTCTTGGCAAAGAGACGGCGGACAAGAATATTGCTGTTAACTGCATTACACCGGCGGCGGCAAAGACGAGCATCTTTAATCAGATGGCTCCGGAACACATCAATTTCATGCTAGCTCGCATTCCTCGTGGACGCTTTCTTGAAGTCGATGAGATTGCCGCCATGGTCGCATGGCTTGTCTCTGAGGAGAATTCTTTTACTACCGGCGCAGTCTTCGATCTAAGCGGCGGCCGCGCAACATACTGA
- a CDS encoding metalloregulator ArsR/SmtB family transcription factor, with product MKSNEKPVSLDQLFRALADPTRLRLIHLMSEQEICVCYFIEVIGAPQPTISRHLAYLRRAGLVAARRQGKWMHYRLTAPRDPHALAILNTTLDALKNSAEMQRDCERLNRACCGPKSLVQVLGAPAPMRIDSVS from the coding sequence GTGAAGTCAAACGAGAAGCCGGTTTCTCTGGACCAGTTGTTCCGGGCGCTTGCTGATCCCACACGGTTGCGGCTGATCCATCTGATGTCGGAGCAGGAAATCTGTGTGTGCTATTTCATCGAGGTGATTGGGGCACCGCAGCCGACGATCTCGCGACATCTCGCGTACCTGCGGAGAGCAGGGCTGGTGGCTGCTCGGCGGCAAGGGAAGTGGATGCACTATCGGCTGACCGCCCCTCGCGATCCTCATGCCCTCGCGATTCTCAACACCACACTGGACGCGCTGAAGAACAGCGCTGAGATGCAGCGCGACTGCGAGCGGCTCAACCGCGCCTGCTGCGGTCCGAAGAGCCTGGTGCAGGTGCTCGGCGCTCCGGCGCCGATGCGAATTGACTCGGTGAGTTGA